A window of Halomonas sp. H10-9-1 contains these coding sequences:
- the glcD gene encoding glycolate oxidase subunit GlcD, whose translation MNTQYDARLDGEPPRIAQAEVLADLRQALPGMTLLHREEDLRPFECDGLSAYRALPMLVALPETLEQVETLLKRCHALGVPVVTRGAGTGLSGGAMPLEHGVLLVLSRFNRILEIDPDARTARVQPGVRNLAISEAAAPHGLYYAPDPSSQIACSIGGNVAENAGGVHCLKYGLTVHNVIKLEVLTIEGEHMTLGSDALDAPGFDLLALFNGSEGMLGVVTEITVKLLPKPETAKVLMASFDDIEKAGDAVGAIIAAGIIPGGLEMMDNLAIRAAEDFIGAGYPVEAEAILLCELDGVEADVDDDCATVRRVLEQAGATDIQQARDEAERALFWAGRKNAFPAVGRMSPDYYCMDGTIPRRELARVLKGIGDLGEEYGLRVANVFHAGDGNMHPLILFDANQPGEFERAEELGSRILELCVEVGGTITGEHGVGREKIHQMCVQFSPGELVTFRAAKAAFDPDGLLNPGKNIPTPARCSEFRLTKSAGDAPAPTRAPESQG comes from the coding sequence ATGAACACCCAGTACGACGCCCGGCTCGACGGCGAGCCACCCCGCATTGCCCAGGCCGAGGTCCTCGCCGACCTGCGCCAGGCACTGCCCGGCATGACCCTGCTGCATCGCGAGGAGGACCTGCGCCCCTTCGAGTGCGACGGACTCTCCGCCTATCGCGCCCTGCCGATGCTGGTCGCGCTACCCGAGACCCTCGAGCAGGTCGAGACCCTGCTCAAGCGCTGCCACGCCCTGGGCGTGCCGGTGGTCACCCGCGGCGCCGGCACCGGCCTCTCCGGTGGCGCCATGCCGCTGGAGCACGGCGTGCTGCTGGTGCTGTCGCGCTTCAACCGCATCCTCGAGATCGACCCCGACGCGCGCACCGCCCGGGTCCAGCCCGGAGTGCGCAACCTGGCGATCTCCGAGGCGGCCGCCCCCCACGGGCTCTACTACGCCCCGGACCCCTCCTCCCAGATCGCCTGCTCCATCGGTGGCAACGTCGCCGAGAACGCCGGCGGGGTGCACTGCCTCAAGTACGGCCTCACCGTGCATAACGTCATCAAGCTCGAGGTGCTGACCATCGAGGGCGAGCACATGACCCTGGGATCGGACGCCCTGGACGCCCCTGGCTTCGACCTGCTGGCACTGTTCAACGGCTCCGAAGGGATGCTCGGGGTGGTCACCGAGATCACCGTCAAGCTGCTGCCCAAGCCCGAAACCGCCAAGGTGCTGATGGCCAGCTTCGATGATATCGAGAAGGCCGGCGACGCCGTGGGTGCCATCATCGCCGCCGGCATCATCCCCGGGGGCCTGGAAATGATGGACAATCTGGCGATCCGTGCCGCCGAGGACTTTATCGGCGCCGGCTACCCGGTGGAGGCCGAGGCGATCCTGCTCTGCGAGCTGGACGGCGTGGAGGCCGACGTCGATGACGACTGCGCCACCGTTCGCCGCGTGCTGGAGCAGGCCGGCGCCACCGACATCCAGCAGGCCCGCGACGAGGCCGAGCGGGCGCTGTTCTGGGCCGGGCGCAAGAACGCCTTCCCGGCGGTGGGCCGTATGTCTCCGGACTACTACTGCATGGATGGCACCATCCCCCGCCGCGAGCTGGCCAGGGTGCTCAAGGGCATCGGCGACCTCGGCGAGGAGTACGGCCTGCGCGTCGCCAACGTCTTCCATGCCGGCGACGGCAACATGCACCCCCTGATCCTCTTCGATGCCAACCAACCCGGCGAATTCGAGCGCGCCGAGGAACTGGGCAGCCGCATCCTCGAGTTGTGCGTGGAGGTGGGTGGCACCATCACCGGGGAGCACGGGGTGGGCCGCGAGAAGATCCACCAGATGTGCGTTCAGTTCAGCCCCGGCGAGCTGGTCACCTTCCGCGCCGCCAAGGCGGCCTTCGACCCGGATGGCCTGCTCAACCCCGGCAAGAACATTCCCACGCCGGCGCGCTGCTCCGAGTTCCGCCTGACCAAGAGTGCCGGTGACGCCCCCGCCCCGACCCGGGCCCCCGAGAGCCAAGGCTGA
- the glcE gene encoding glycolate oxidase subunit GlcE, which translates to MVTTPDIPSRDVVNHDASEALADRIRRAEAEGTPLRLVGGDTKAFYGRTVEGETLSTREHRGITEYDPVELIVSVRAGTPLRELEAALAANGQMLPCEPPHFGDDATVGGMIATGLSGPRRPWAGSVRDFVLGTRIIMRQGSEQRFGGQVMKNVAGYDLSRLMVGAQGTLGLITEVSMKVLPLPGASRSLHLDMPLADALDKLAEWGRQPLPITAAAWLEGALHLRLEGGPSSVAATAERLGGDELLDGFWEALREQRLDFFAAEDPRALWRLSLPHHTPVLEVPGVTAETDVLYDWAGCQRWVRSDADAEAIRAVARQAGGHASCWHGAGGVAVDEPFTPLDPVVEKYHRNLKAQLDPQGIFNPGRLYAAF; encoded by the coding sequence ATGGTGACCACACCCGATATTCCGAGCCGCGACGTTGTGAACCACGATGCCAGCGAGGCGCTGGCCGATCGCATCCGCCGCGCCGAGGCCGAGGGCACCCCGCTGCGCCTCGTCGGCGGCGACACCAAGGCCTTCTATGGCCGTACCGTGGAAGGCGAGACCCTCTCCACCCGCGAGCACCGCGGCATCACCGAGTACGACCCGGTGGAGCTGATCGTCTCGGTGCGCGCCGGCACCCCGCTGCGTGAACTGGAGGCCGCCCTGGCGGCCAACGGGCAGATGCTGCCCTGCGAGCCTCCCCACTTCGGCGACGACGCCACGGTGGGCGGCATGATCGCCACCGGCCTCTCCGGCCCGCGCCGGCCCTGGGCCGGCAGCGTGCGCGACTTCGTGCTGGGTACCCGCATCATCATGCGCCAGGGCAGCGAGCAGCGCTTCGGCGGCCAGGTGATGAAGAACGTCGCCGGCTACGACCTCTCGCGCCTGATGGTGGGCGCCCAGGGCACCCTGGGGCTGATCACCGAGGTCTCCATGAAGGTGCTGCCGCTGCCCGGCGCCAGCCGCAGCCTGCACCTCGACATGCCGCTGGCCGATGCCCTGGACAAGCTCGCCGAATGGGGCCGCCAGCCGCTGCCGATCACCGCTGCCGCCTGGCTTGAAGGAGCCCTGCACCTGCGCCTGGAGGGCGGCCCCAGCTCGGTGGCCGCCACCGCCGAGCGCCTGGGCGGCGACGAGTTGCTCGACGGCTTCTGGGAGGCCCTGCGCGAGCAGCGGCTGGACTTCTTCGCCGCCGAGGACCCGCGCGCGCTGTGGCGGCTCTCGCTGCCCCACCACACCCCGGTGCTCGAGGTACCCGGCGTCACCGCCGAGACCGACGTGCTCTACGACTGGGCCGGCTGCCAGCGCTGGGTACGCAGCGACGCCGACGCCGAGGCGATCCGCGCGGTGGCACGCCAGGCCGGCGGCCACGCCAGCTGCTGGCATGGCGCCGGCGGCGTCGCGGTGGACGAGCCCTTCACCCCGCTCGACCCGGTGGTCGAGAAGTACCACCGCAACCTCAAGGCCCAGCTGGACCCTCAGGGGATCTTCAATCCGGGCCGGCTCTACGCGGCATTCTGA
- the glcF gene encoding glycolate oxidase subunit GlcF, protein MQTHFTAEDLQKPHIREADRVLRSCVHCGFCNATCPTYQLLGDERDGPRGRIYLIKEMLEAPEGSDKVTEETRLHLDRCLTCRNCETTCPSGVEYHKLLDIGRAEIERRVPRKAPERALRYALRKALVEPSRFQALLRLGLTFKPLMPSTLRQKMPPPPVDAGQRPEGKQHARRMLILEGCVQPGLSPNTNAATARVLDRLGIGLTPVAEAGCCGAVDFHLNAQDDGRARARANIDAWWPHIEKDGEAGIEAIVQTASGCGAFVKEYAEILADDPDYAAKATRVSELAKDLVEVMRDAALDSLEVKQGRRLAFHCPCTLQHAQKLGGAVEGVLTRLGFALTPVADAHLCCGSAGTYSITQPELSTQLRDNKLDNLEAGNPEVIVTANIGCQTHLNGANRTEVRHWIEIVDEALS, encoded by the coding sequence ATGCAGACGCACTTCACCGCGGAAGACCTCCAGAAGCCGCATATCCGCGAAGCCGACCGGGTGCTACGTAGCTGCGTGCACTGCGGCTTCTGCAACGCCACCTGTCCTACCTACCAGTTGCTGGGAGACGAGCGCGACGGTCCACGCGGGCGCATCTACCTGATCAAGGAGATGCTCGAGGCCCCGGAGGGCAGCGACAAGGTCACTGAGGAAACCCGGCTACACCTCGACCGCTGCCTCACCTGTCGCAACTGCGAGACCACCTGTCCCTCGGGGGTGGAGTACCACAAGCTGCTCGATATCGGCCGCGCCGAGATCGAACGCCGAGTGCCACGCAAGGCACCGGAGCGTGCGCTGCGCTACGCCCTGCGCAAGGCGCTGGTGGAGCCCAGCCGCTTCCAGGCACTGCTCAGGCTGGGTCTAACCTTCAAGCCGCTGATGCCGAGCACTCTCCGGCAGAAGATGCCCCCGCCCCCGGTGGATGCCGGCCAGCGCCCCGAGGGCAAGCAGCACGCCCGCCGGATGCTGATCCTGGAGGGTTGCGTGCAGCCCGGCCTCTCGCCCAACACCAATGCGGCCACTGCGCGGGTGCTCGACCGGCTCGGCATCGGCCTGACCCCGGTGGCCGAAGCCGGCTGCTGCGGCGCTGTCGACTTCCACCTGAACGCCCAGGATGATGGGCGCGCCCGCGCCCGCGCCAACATCGACGCCTGGTGGCCGCATATCGAGAAAGACGGTGAGGCGGGGATAGAGGCCATCGTGCAGACCGCCAGCGGCTGTGGCGCCTTCGTCAAGGAGTACGCCGAGATACTGGCCGACGACCCCGACTACGCCGCCAAGGCCACCCGGGTAAGCGAGCTGGCCAAGGACCTGGTCGAGGTGATGCGCGACGCGGCCCTCGACTCCCTGGAGGTGAAGCAGGGCCGCCGGCTCGCCTTCCACTGCCCCTGCACCCTGCAGCACGCCCAGAAGCTCGGCGGCGCCGTGGAGGGCGTGCTGACCCGGCTCGGCTTCGCGCTGACCCCGGTGGCCGACGCCCACCTCTGCTGCGGCTCGGCGGGCACCTACTCCATCACCCAGCCCGAGCTCTCGACGCAGTTGCGCGACAACAAGCTGGACAACCTCGAGGCCGGCAACCCCGAGGTGATCGTCACCGCCAATATCGGCTGCCAGACCCACCTCAACGGCGCCAACCGCACCGAGGTGCGCCACTGGATCGAGATCGTCGATGAGGCCTTGAGCTAG
- a CDS encoding heme-binding protein, whose product MKTKPALTLTDVNAILDAAQQEAEANGWGVTIAVADDGGHLLGLRRMDSAPPFSAEVAAQKARNAAIGRRETQAFEEMINGGRTAFVTAPMQSLLAGGVPVLVDGEVAGTVGISGVKPDQDVQIARAGVAAIA is encoded by the coding sequence ATGAAGACCAAGCCTGCCCTGACCCTGACCGACGTCAACGCCATCCTCGATGCCGCCCAGCAGGAGGCCGAGGCCAACGGCTGGGGCGTCACCATCGCTGTGGCCGACGACGGCGGCCACTTGCTCGGCCTGCGCCGCATGGACAGCGCCCCCCCCTTCAGCGCCGAGGTGGCCGCCCAGAAGGCGCGCAACGCCGCCATCGGCCGCCGCGAGACCCAGGCCTTCGAGGAGATGATCAACGGCGGCCGCACCGCCTTCGTCACCGCCCCCATGCAGTCACTGCTGGCCGGCGGCGTACCGGTGCTGGTAGATGGCGAGGTCGCCGGTACCGTCGGCATCTCCGGCGTCAAGCCCGACCAGGACGTGCAGATCGCCCGTGCCGGTGTCGCCGCCATCGCCTGA
- a CDS encoding DMT family transporter: protein MPLLAFLAPLGAVLIWSGNMTINQLTVGAIAPSSIAFLRWVLALAVLTPFLAPAAWRQRATIRREWKKLALLGLLGMGLWQGLAYVAAETTSATNMGILAATVPLLTVLLSALVLREPPSLGGVAGGALALIGVTILLGHGNPLSLLTLTVAKGDALMLVAATCYALYGVMLKRWPIGLPPWVLLYAQVIFAVLFLLPPYLMGPMTPVDASNIGLILYAGIPASIITTFLWMLAIRQLGASQASIFINLMPLFSAIIAMLALGESIAMFHFLGGALILAGVVMAQTLTRPLRHPRVSRDANGPC from the coding sequence ATGCCACTGCTCGCCTTCCTGGCACCGCTCGGCGCCGTACTGATCTGGTCGGGCAACATGACCATCAACCAACTCACCGTCGGCGCCATCGCGCCGAGCAGCATCGCCTTCCTGCGCTGGGTGCTGGCGCTCGCCGTGCTGACGCCCTTCCTGGCCCCGGCCGCCTGGCGACAGCGCGCGACGATCCGCCGCGAATGGAAGAAGCTGGCACTGCTGGGACTGCTCGGCATGGGACTGTGGCAGGGGCTCGCCTATGTGGCCGCCGAAACCACCAGCGCCACCAATATGGGCATCCTGGCCGCCACCGTGCCACTGCTCACCGTGCTACTCAGTGCCCTGGTCCTGCGCGAACCGCCGAGCCTCGGCGGAGTGGCCGGCGGCGCCCTGGCCCTGATCGGCGTCACCATCCTGCTGGGACACGGCAACCCGCTCTCACTGCTGACACTGACCGTGGCCAAGGGTGATGCCCTGATGCTGGTGGCGGCGACATGCTATGCACTCTACGGGGTGATGCTCAAGCGCTGGCCCATCGGCCTGCCGCCTTGGGTGCTGCTCTACGCCCAGGTGATCTTCGCCGTGCTCTTCCTGCTGCCACCCTACCTGATGGGGCCCATGACCCCGGTGGATGCGAGCAACATCGGCCTGATCCTCTACGCCGGCATCCCCGCCTCCATCATCACCACCTTCCTGTGGATGCTGGCGATCCGCCAGCTAGGCGCCAGCCAGGCGAGCATCTTCATCAATCTGATGCCGCTGTTCAGCGCCATCATCGCCATGCTCGCCCTCGGCGAGAGCATCGCGATGTTCCACTTCCTGGGCGGTGCGCTGATACTCGCCGGCGTGGTCATGGCCCAGACCCTGACCCGGCCGCTGCGGCACCCCCGCGTCAGCCGTGACGCCAACGGCCCGTGCTAG
- a CDS encoding bifunctional GNAT family N-acetyltransferase/carbon-nitrogen hydrolase family protein, with amino-acid sequence MSLDDLLLTLRNLTLADYPQLESLMDAVYHDIGGAWSRHTIEKLIESFPDGQIAIEDDGRLVGIALTVRVDYDAFTNPHRYDDLIGKREVILDAPEGDAMYGLDVLIHPDYRGYRLGRRLYDARKELCRSLNLRAILAGGRIPQYHQHAETLTPTQYIDRVARKEIHDPILSFQLANDFQVKRLLRDYLPEDAKSQGYATLLEWNNFLFEPAELVLDTRKTQVRVGAVQWQMREFDSVEAVLQQVEYFVDALSDYKSDFAVFPELFNAPLMGLQDRAAQQDQMAAIRFLASFTESFKTELSRMAVAYNINIIAGSMIEVGEDERLYNVAYLCHRDGTLERQAKLHITPQERRDWVIEGGDDLQVFDTDAGRIGILICYDVEFPELPRLLAEQDMDILFVPFWTDTKNGYLRVRHCAQARAIENECYVVLCGSVGNVPSIENMEIQYAQSAVFSPSDFAFPHDAVLNETTPNTEMMLFSDLDLTRLTMVRNEGSVTNLKDRRQDLFDLRWRDWSWKSGAALDEG; translated from the coding sequence ATGTCCCTCGATGACCTGCTCCTCACGCTTCGCAACCTGACGCTTGCGGACTATCCCCAGCTCGAGTCGCTGATGGACGCGGTGTATCACGACATCGGCGGTGCCTGGTCGCGGCACACCATCGAGAAGCTGATCGAATCCTTCCCCGACGGCCAGATCGCCATCGAGGACGACGGCCGGCTGGTGGGCATCGCCCTGACTGTGCGGGTCGACTACGATGCGTTCACCAACCCGCACAGGTACGACGACCTGATCGGCAAGCGCGAGGTGATCCTCGACGCCCCCGAGGGCGACGCCATGTACGGCCTGGACGTGCTGATCCACCCCGACTACCGCGGCTACCGCCTGGGCCGGCGCCTGTATGACGCGCGCAAGGAGCTGTGCCGTTCTCTCAACCTGCGCGCGATCCTCGCCGGCGGCCGCATCCCCCAGTACCACCAGCATGCCGAGACGCTGACTCCGACCCAGTACATCGACCGGGTGGCGCGCAAGGAGATCCACGACCCCATCCTCTCCTTCCAGCTGGCCAACGACTTCCAGGTCAAGCGCCTGCTGCGCGACTACCTGCCCGAGGACGCCAAGTCCCAGGGCTATGCCACCCTGCTGGAGTGGAACAACTTCCTGTTCGAGCCCGCCGAACTGGTGCTCGACACCCGCAAGACCCAGGTCCGCGTCGGCGCCGTGCAGTGGCAGATGCGCGAGTTCGACTCGGTGGAGGCGGTACTGCAGCAGGTGGAGTACTTCGTCGACGCCCTGTCCGACTACAAGAGCGACTTCGCGGTCTTCCCGGAGCTGTTCAACGCCCCGCTGATGGGGCTTCAGGACCGCGCCGCCCAGCAGGATCAGATGGCCGCGATCCGCTTCCTGGCCAGCTTCACCGAGTCGTTCAAGACCGAGCTCTCGCGCATGGCGGTCGCCTACAACATCAACATCATCGCCGGCTCGATGATCGAGGTGGGCGAGGATGAGCGCCTCTACAACGTCGCCTACCTGTGCCACCGCGACGGTACCCTGGAGCGTCAGGCCAAGCTGCACATCACCCCCCAGGAGCGCCGCGACTGGGTGATCGAGGGCGGCGACGACCTCCAGGTGTTCGACACCGACGCCGGCCGCATCGGCATCCTGATCTGCTACGACGTGGAGTTCCCGGAGCTGCCGCGGCTGCTGGCCGAGCAGGACATGGACATCCTCTTCGTACCCTTCTGGACCGACACCAAGAACGGCTATCTGCGGGTGCGCCATTGCGCCCAGGCGCGGGCCATCGAGAACGAGTGCTATGTGGTGCTGTGCGGCAGCGTGGGCAACGTGCCCTCGATCGAGAACATGGAGATCCAGTATGCCCAGTCGGCGGTGTTCTCCCCCTCGGACTTCGCCTTCCCCCACGACGCCGTCCTCAACGAGACCACCCCCAACACCGAGATGATGCTGTTCTCGGACCTCGACCTGACTCGGCTGACCATGGTGCGCAACGAGGGCTCGGTGACCAACCTCAAGGATCGCCGCCAGGACCTCTTCGACCTGCGCTGGCGCGACTGGTCGTGGAAGTCCGGGGCAGCTCTCGACGAGGGCTGA
- a CDS encoding zinc-dependent peptidase: MLRRLRRWRERRFVTHHPFPTDAWIEACGRVALLATLTEEEAERLARRAWRFLHAKRITLHPELAEGTPFDLPARLALAAQACLLTLGWSDEEHIDAFANVHEVLVLPDVFQRRVEELDEFGVMHEYDDERAGETSHQGPVVVAFPDLMASGGFTGFNVLIHEFAHKLDLGNSLDVDGFPPLPADIDPQEWYRVFMGVWQDLQARLARGAATPIDDYAATHPGECFAVCCEAFFSAPDLLHDAYPALFALLGRYFRQAPLARLPAEYHARPLAAHPERH, translated from the coding sequence ATGCTGAGGCGCTTAAGGCGCTGGCGCGAACGGCGCTTCGTGACGCACCACCCCTTCCCCACGGACGCCTGGATCGAGGCCTGCGGGCGGGTGGCACTGCTCGCCACCCTGACCGAGGAGGAGGCCGAGCGCCTGGCCCGGCGCGCCTGGCGCTTCCTGCATGCCAAGCGCATCACCCTGCACCCCGAGCTCGCCGAGGGCACCCCCTTCGACCTGCCCGCCCGGTTGGCGCTCGCCGCCCAGGCCTGCCTGCTGACGCTGGGCTGGTCCGACGAAGAGCATATTGATGCCTTCGCCAACGTCCACGAGGTACTGGTGCTGCCCGACGTCTTCCAGCGCCGGGTCGAGGAGCTGGACGAGTTCGGCGTGATGCACGAGTACGACGACGAGCGCGCCGGCGAGACCTCCCACCAGGGGCCGGTGGTGGTGGCCTTCCCCGACCTGATGGCAAGCGGCGGTTTCACGGGCTTCAACGTGCTGATCCACGAGTTCGCCCACAAACTCGACCTGGGCAACTCGCTGGACGTCGACGGCTTTCCGCCGCTGCCCGCCGACATCGACCCGCAGGAGTGGTATCGGGTGTTCATGGGCGTCTGGCAGGACCTGCAGGCCCGCCTCGCACGCGGCGCTGCCACCCCCATCGACGACTATGCCGCTACCCATCCGGGGGAGTGCTTCGCGGTATGCTGCGAGGCCTTCTTCAGCGCCCCCGACCTGTTGCATGATGCCTACCCGGCGCTCTTCGCGCTGCTTGGCCGCTACTTCCGCCAGGCGCCGCTGGCCCGCCTGCCGGCCGAGTATCACGCGCGGCCGCTCGCGGCCCATCCCGAGCGCCACTGA
- the ltaE gene encoding low-specificity L-threonine aldolase encodes MIDLRSDTVTRPSAAMRDAMHAAPVGDDVWGDDPSVARFEAAVAERAGKAAALLFPSGTQGNLAALLAHCQRGDEYLAGQQAHTYKYEGGGAAVLGGIQPQPLEHAEDGSLPLERIRAAIKPDDFHFARTRLLALENTIGGRVLDPDYVAAATALAREHGLATHLDGARLFNAAVASDTSLDELCAPFDSVSLCFSKGLGAPVGSALAGSRELIDSARRWRKVLGGGMRQSGIIAAACHHALDHHVADLAGDHRRAARLAEGIRALPDLEVAYQATNMVFLRVPERHVAPLRAWLAERGILVELLYATRLVVHRDLDDDAIEQVLEALGDYLAQQRT; translated from the coding sequence ATGATCGACCTGCGCAGCGATACCGTCACTCGTCCCAGCGCCGCCATGCGCGACGCGATGCACGCCGCCCCGGTGGGCGACGACGTCTGGGGCGACGACCCCAGCGTGGCGCGCTTCGAGGCCGCCGTGGCCGAACGCGCCGGCAAGGCCGCCGCCCTGCTCTTCCCCAGCGGCACCCAGGGCAACCTGGCCGCCCTGCTCGCCCACTGCCAGCGCGGCGACGAGTACCTCGCCGGCCAGCAGGCCCACACCTACAAGTACGAGGGCGGCGGCGCCGCGGTGCTCGGCGGCATCCAGCCCCAGCCGCTGGAGCACGCCGAGGACGGCTCGCTGCCCCTGGAGCGCATCCGCGCGGCGATCAAGCCCGACGACTTCCACTTCGCCCGCACCCGCCTGCTGGCGCTGGAGAACACCATCGGCGGTCGCGTGCTCGACCCCGACTACGTGGCGGCGGCCACCGCGCTGGCCCGGGAACACGGCCTCGCCACCCACCTCGACGGCGCCCGGCTGTTCAACGCCGCGGTGGCAAGCGACACCTCACTGGATGAGCTCTGCGCGCCCTTCGACTCGGTGTCGCTGTGCTTTTCCAAGGGGCTAGGCGCCCCGGTGGGCTCGGCCCTGGCGGGCTCCCGCGAGCTGATCGACAGCGCCCGGCGCTGGCGCAAGGTGCTGGGCGGCGGCATGCGCCAGTCCGGCATCATCGCCGCCGCCTGCCACCATGCGCTGGACCACCACGTGGCCGACCTCGCCGGCGATCATCGCCGCGCCGCGCGCCTGGCCGAGGGGATCCGCGCGTTGCCCGACCTCGAGGTGGCCTACCAGGCCACCAACATGGTGTTCCTGCGCGTGCCCGAGCGCCACGTCGCCCCGCTGCGCGCCTGGCTCGCCGAGCGCGGGATCCTGGTCGAGCTGCTCTACGCCACCCGCCTGGTGGTCCACCGCGACCTCGACGACGACGCCATCGAACAGGTGCTCGAGGCGCTGGGCGACTACCTGGCACAACAGCGGACATGA
- a CDS encoding VTT domain-containing protein → MRALRRFPAALWLPLVVVLTLLLLALGWQWLAREGVLSLEALQALAASAPSWRDAPWAVLVVMAVYAGASLVMFPLSLLVGATGLLFGPWWGFGYALAGTLGASLVTWWVGRRIGREALLRHGGKRLRGLSRYLSGRGIRTMTVVNLLPLAPFTLTNMMAGAFRLRLRDYLVGSALGIAPGLAGVTLLGSQLGELATAESRGELAWGAGGLLLAVLLLVALKRWADRRRWR, encoded by the coding sequence ATGAGGGCGTTGCGCCGCTTCCCCGCCGCGCTGTGGCTGCCGCTGGTGGTGGTGCTGACGCTGCTGCTCCTGGCGCTGGGCTGGCAGTGGCTGGCCCGGGAGGGAGTGCTGTCCCTGGAGGCGCTGCAGGCGCTGGCCGCCTCGGCCCCCAGCTGGCGCGACGCCCCTTGGGCAGTGCTGGTGGTGATGGCGGTCTACGCCGGTGCCTCGCTGGTGATGTTCCCGCTGAGCCTGCTGGTAGGCGCGACCGGGCTGCTGTTCGGCCCCTGGTGGGGCTTCGGCTACGCCCTGGCAGGCACCCTGGGCGCCTCGCTGGTCACCTGGTGGGTGGGCCGGCGCATCGGCCGCGAGGCTCTGCTGCGCCACGGCGGCAAGCGCCTCAGGGGGCTCTCGCGCTACCTCTCCGGCCGCGGCATCCGCACCATGACCGTCGTCAACCTGCTGCCGCTGGCCCCCTTCACCCTTACCAACATGATGGCCGGCGCCTTTCGTCTGCGCCTGCGCGACTACCTGGTGGGCTCGGCGCTGGGGATCGCCCCCGGGCTCGCCGGGGTCACGCTGCTGGGCAGCCAGCTGGGGGAGCTGGCCACCGCCGAGAGCCGCGGCGAGCTCGCCTGGGGTGCCGGAGGCCTGCTGCTGGCGGTGCTGCTGCTGGTGGCGCTCAAGCGCTGGGCCGATCGTCGCCGGTGGCGCTGA
- a CDS encoding glycosyltransferase, whose product MNVIMFTNTYLPIVGGVSESVQRLAVSLRELGHRVLVVAPRLDGQPEAEQDVVRVAAVQHFNGSDFSLPVPIPGQLHEAVEAFDPDIVHSHHPFLLGDTAARTAETYGLPLVFTHHTLYEHYTHYVPGDSPRMQRFAVALATEYTRLCDEVIAPSESIRRLLIERGTNLAISVVPSGVDTRRFAAGDGRAWRERLGIPEEACVVGHLGRLAFEKNLDFLARAIGLALGRDAHLHCLVVGEGEAQAAMEARFEEAGVGARVHFTGRLQGQALIDAYHAMDLFAFASHSETQGMVVAEAMATGLPVVALDAPGVREVVRDGENGRLLEGDDAEAMAEALTALVEPAARSPLAEGAQRTAAAFDEARCAERCLDVYRRAIAAGGPFTHAEEGGWERVRHRLGAEWQMLRHRGRVLGKLVHATWEEERPDWWPGGPAK is encoded by the coding sequence GTGAACGTCATCATGTTTACCAACACCTACCTGCCGATCGTCGGCGGGGTGAGCGAGTCGGTGCAGCGCCTGGCGGTGAGCCTGCGCGAGCTCGGCCACCGGGTGCTGGTGGTGGCGCCGCGCCTGGATGGCCAGCCGGAGGCGGAGCAGGACGTGGTGCGGGTCGCGGCGGTGCAGCACTTCAACGGCAGCGACTTCTCGCTGCCGGTGCCGATCCCCGGTCAGCTCCACGAGGCGGTGGAGGCCTTCGACCCGGACATCGTGCACTCTCATCACCCCTTCCTGCTCGGCGACACCGCGGCGCGCACCGCCGAGACCTACGGCCTGCCGCTGGTGTTCACCCACCACACCCTCTACGAGCACTACACCCACTACGTGCCCGGCGACTCGCCGCGCATGCAGCGCTTCGCCGTGGCGCTGGCCACCGAGTACACCCGGCTGTGCGACGAGGTGATCGCGCCCAGCGAGAGCATCCGCCGGCTGCTGATCGAGCGCGGGACCAACCTGGCGATCAGCGTGGTGCCGAGCGGCGTGGACACGCGCCGCTTCGCGGCGGGCGACGGGCGGGCCTGGCGCGAGCGGCTGGGGATTCCCGAGGAGGCCTGCGTGGTCGGCCACCTGGGTCGGCTGGCCTTCGAGAAGAACCTCGACTTCCTGGCGCGCGCCATCGGCCTGGCGCTGGGACGCGACGCGCACCTCCACTGCCTGGTGGTGGGGGAGGGGGAGGCGCAAGCGGCCATGGAGGCGCGCTTCGAGGAGGCCGGGGTCGGTGCCAGGGTGCACTTCACCGGGCGGCTGCAGGGTCAGGCGCTGATCGATGCCTACCACGCCATGGACCTCTTCGCCTTCGCCTCCCACAGCGAGACCCAGGGCATGGTGGTGGCCGAGGCGATGGCCACCGGGCTGCCGGTGGTGGCCCTGGATGCCCCCGGGGTGCGCGAGGTGGTGCGGGACGGCGAGAACGGTCGCCTGCTGGAGGGCGACGATGCCGAGGCGATGGCCGAGGCCCTGACGGCGCTGGTCGAGCCCGCGGCGCGCTCGCCCCTGGCAGAGGGGGCGCAGCGGACCGCGGCGGCCTTCGACGAGGCCCGCTGCGCCGAGCGCTGCCTCGACGTCTACCGGCGTGCCATCGCCGCCGGTGGCCCCTTCACCCATGCCGAGGAGGGGGGCTGGGAGCGGGTGAGACACCGCCTGGGGGCGGAGTGGCAGATGCTTCGCCATCGTGGCCGGGTGCTGGGCAAGCTGGTCCACGCCACCTGGGAGGAGGAGCGTCCGGACTGGTGGCCCGGCGGGCCGGCGAAGTGA